The genomic region ACACTAACAATTAGCagtaaaaaacttcgtaccccattgtccagagactcttcgctatgcgaaggtatgggggagggatgttgtacgcagccttacccttgcatatgcaaagaggctgtttccggattcgaacccatgaccaacaagtcaccaaagcacaactttaccgctgcaccagggctcgccctttTAAACACTAACAATTAGCAGTAACTGAACAAAACCTTAAAAGTAGACAAGACAGGTAGACAGTACACTGGGAAGAAAAAATGTAGGTATGAGTTATGACAACACAAAcactaaaacaataaataaataaatgaaagttaTTGTTACAATACCAAAATAAATGATCCAGCATATGATTTTTAATCAAATGAAATGTCCATAGTATTGGTCACTCACCATGAAAATTCACAATAACTTATTTGTAACTGGAGATCGCTCACCATGAAAATCCCTAAAACGTAATAGGTCTTTAGCAATCATTTCATGCAGAAGTTTCTCAGCCTTATCATTTTGATCCTTCTCAAACAGAGAACgaataataatttcaaaagtTACAGCATCGGGGATGCAACCATTCTCTTCCATTTTTGACTTCATGGCCAATGCTTCATCAAGCATGCCCTCTTTACAAAGCCCACTGATCATGACATTATATGTCCAGACATTTATACGACAGCCTTTAACCAAGAGATGTTGAAAAAGTTTTTGTGCATTCTTATGTCTTCCACCTTTACATAATCCATCAATAAGTGCCGTGTATGTGTACTTATTTGGCTGAATTCCCCGCTCCTTCATTTTCATGAATAGTGCAGTTGCCTTGTCAAGGTTTTGGTTTTTGCATAAAGCATCTAATAAGGAAGTGTAGGTGACTACATCAGCTGGTTGACCTCTGTGGTACATCTCCTTCAAAAGATCCAAAGCAGAAGTAATTCTCCCTAATTTGCAGAAACCATCAATAAGAGAACTGTAGGTCACTGTATTAGGAACCATGTTTTTATGCAACACTTCTCTTAGGAGATTCATGGCCTCATCCACCCTTTTACTCTTACATAATCTATCAATCATTATATTGTAGCTGTAAACATTAGGATTTACTCCCTTTTGGACCATAGTGTGAAACATTTGTTTTGCATTCTGCACTTCACCAATTAAACAATACCCATCCATTAAAGTATTATAAGAAACAACATTAGGTTTTACTCCTTCTTTCGTCATCACAGCTAATAAATTTTTGGCTTCTTTCACCTTTCCTTCTTTACATAATGCATCCATCAATATAGTATAGGTATAGACATTCGGGTTGATGTTCTTCAATatcatttcatttaataaacCAAATGCTTCCATTAACTGACCCGCAAGGCAAAAGCCATAGATTAGAGTACTGTAAGTGATAACATTAGGAAAAATTCCTCTGGCATCCATTTCAGAATATAAATCATATGCCTCGTTTACAAGTTTATCTTTGCATAAGCCATCAATGATGGTGTTGTACATTACCACATTAGGCCTAGTTGATCTGTCTTCAATCATTCTCAGCAACTTGAGGGCACTTCTCGTTTCTCCTATTTTACATAGTCCATTGAGCAGGGTTGCGTAACTAACCTGGTCCATCTGAAATCCTTGTGCTACGACCTTGTCATGAAAGTGCAGTGATTTCTTGACCTCACCCTTGAGACACAGACCTTTCATGAGTGTATTCAAGGTTATGGTATTCGGCTGATAAcctaattttagaattttgcccAATACAGTAAAAGAAAAGGTCATTTGGCCCAAGTGGCAGAAACAATTGATGAGGATGTTCAAAGTAAAAAGATCTGGCTCGATTCCTTTGACTTGCATTTGTTTAAAAAGAGAAATGGCAGTGGGATAGTGCTTCATCTTTACAAGAGATCCCACAATCTTGTTAAATTCCATGATGGGTGGGGTATCACGCACAAGGAGCATGCTATTGAACTGACAAACAGCATCAACAACAATATTATCAATGGATGAAGGCTGAGAATGAAAGCAAGGAAGGAAAGTGGGATTTGGAAGAAAAGGAGGAAATTTGGGAATggaaggagagagagaagagcttAACCTTCTCGAGAATGACATTGTTGTGTTGAATGGATTGTGTTTGTTTGGTTGGTTTATGTGAAACTGATAGAGAGCAATAATATTCACGAGGTGATAAACACAGCCAATTAAGTTTTGCCTgcacattaaaatattttaataaataatcattaataaaataaaagcatacgatatttattttgatttcggAAAATGTACTGcaccataaataaaaaattaaaatttaattcttaaatataaaaaatgtgatatCCTATTGTTAAATCTCTGAGCTTAATAATTGATCTACAACATAAgatctaattaaaaatgttctcaagaattaaaatgagattaatttcaaaaatcaaaataacaataaataattatgttcgaacatcaaaatgataataaattattaagtttgtaaattaaactaaaaaaataataataaaattttaaattgaataattaaatcattatCAATACGTcaataaattagaataaataatacatgTGATATTTTTTCAATGAGAACTGGATCTAGATATCTCATAATGGATACAAACGTTTGAATTAACGAATGAAACTGGCTCATAAGACAAATTTATTAtgcttttttcaaatttgatgactgaattttaattttatatcattttaacgATCAATATGTTACCCACTTCCAACCAAATTATAGACTGTTGAACTAAAAATTCAGATAAGTTAATTTCGTTCCATAAATCAAacaatttattattcatttaaaagGGGATGCTCTTCGTGGGGTCGATATGTTACAAAATAGAATCACCATCTAAATGTGAAGTTCTTGTTTACATTGCTTTAGGTTGGATGAATGAAACAAGTTTGCTATCCAAATGTGGTGATCAACATTggtggtttatatttttttttttaactacacAATCCAGAGAAACTAAAGGCCtctggagaaaaaaaaatctgaactaTATAAGCTCTAAGAGCATCCTAACACAAAGCTAggaacaaaatcaaaaacatgaaaattaaaatcttcCTCCATCTCATGCTACGTCATACCATATGCTATTTGATTAATTTCTCTAAAGATGTGATTCCAGGTAACCATTCCCAGATTCCTGAAAACTGAAAGAATGTCCATGATGAGATTATAAGAAGGGTGCAACATGCAACAACCTTTAGAGAGAAGCTTCACTACTAAAAGAGAGTTAGaatcaattctaatttttcGATGTAAAGTTTTAAGTCAAAAGATAAGTAACTtaaatacaaagaaaatattGGATTTTACTATATGaaacttaattgaattgatgtatttgaaattattttttattcaattttcaagagaattcatttattaaagttggtaatcttcactataaatagagaagataaTTAGTAAAGAAATACAACATATGAAGATGTAAGAAGCGAGATGGTGAAATAAAGTCactttattaaaagaaaagtatATTTGTTTGACTCATTTCTTCTAATCATTGAATGGGATATTCAGGTTGGTAGATTGATACATTAGTTGATATGTGTTATAATCTTGTAATCATAGTGAAATACTTTTTTGAAACGATTTTATGAACATAGATAAGATGTTAGTTTTTCTTAGGacgtaatttttatttgttctcaC from Glycine soja cultivar W05 chromosome 16, ASM419377v2, whole genome shotgun sequence harbors:
- the LOC114390677 gene encoding putative pentatricopeptide repeat-containing protein At1g12700, mitochondrial isoform X1; protein product: MSFSRRLSSSLSPSIPKFPPFLPNPTFLPCFHSQPSSIDNIVVDAVCQFNSMLLVRDTPPIMEFNKIVGSLVKMKHYPTAISLFKQMQVKGIEPDLFTLNILINCFCHLGQMTFSFTVLGKILKLGYQPNTITLNTLMKGLCLKGEVKKSLHFHDKVVAQGFQMDQVSYATLLNGLCKIGETRSALKLLRMIEDRSTRPNVVMYNTIIDGLCKDKLVNEAYDLYSEMDARGIFPNVITYSTLIYGFCLAGQLMEAFGLLNEMILKNINPNVYTYTILMDALCKEGKVKEAKNLLAVMTKEGVKPNVVSYNTLMDGYCLIGEVQNAKQMFHTMVQKGVNPNVYSYNIMIDRLCKSKRVDEAMNLLREVLHKNMVPNTVTYSSLIDGFCKLGRITSALDLLKEMYHRGQPADVVTYTSLLDALCKNQNLDKATALFMKMKERGIQPNKYTYTALIDGLCKGGRHKNAQKLFQHLLVKGCRINVWTYNVMISGLCKEGMLDEALAMKSKMEENGCIPDAVTFEIIIRSLFEKDQNDKAEKLLHEMIAKDLLRFRDFHGERSPVTNKLL